The Limnochorda sp. LNt genome includes a region encoding these proteins:
- a CDS encoding ABC transporter ATP-binding protein, with product MNHGSAAVDARRTATESRPVIEARAVTKRYGRQPVLHDVSLTVRRGDIYGFLGRNGAGKTTTIRILLGLVHPTSGEAWVLGHRVGVAPPSWLRRVGVVLEQPGFYPNLTAYENLALHARMLGLPTARPDPIERALATVELLPLARRLVRGFSQGERQRLALARALLHEPEILVLDEPTNGLDPYAIRDVRELLRRLNRERGVTLFVSSHILAEVQRLCTRIGIIHEGRVVEEIELTRLHQLSRRYLELEVTDAPRTAWLLENRLGITDYQVVEGGVVRIFDAPEPALVHERPEAISEALVHGGVGVRRLAYGQDSLEQHFIRLTGGPTGSPTGSPTGGMADHDGAHRR from the coding sequence ACCACGGCTCCGCCGCCGTCGACGCTCGGCGCACCGCCACCGAGTCGCGGCCCGTCATCGAGGCCCGGGCCGTGACCAAGCGCTACGGCCGCCAGCCGGTGCTGCACGACGTCAGCCTGACGGTGCGACGCGGCGACATCTACGGCTTCCTCGGCCGCAACGGCGCCGGCAAGACCACCACCATCCGCATCCTGCTCGGACTCGTCCACCCGACGTCGGGCGAGGCCTGGGTGCTGGGCCATCGGGTGGGCGTCGCTCCCCCCTCGTGGCTGCGGCGGGTGGGCGTGGTCCTGGAGCAACCGGGTTTCTACCCCAACCTGACCGCCTACGAGAACCTCGCCCTTCACGCCCGCATGCTGGGGCTGCCCACCGCCAGGCCCGACCCCATCGAGCGTGCGCTGGCCACGGTGGAGCTCCTGCCGCTGGCCCGCCGCCTGGTGCGGGGCTTCTCCCAGGGCGAGCGCCAGCGCCTGGCTCTGGCCCGGGCCCTGCTCCACGAGCCCGAGATCCTGGTGTTGGACGAACCGACCAACGGCCTCGACCCCTACGCCATCCGGGACGTGCGGGAGCTCCTTCGCCGGCTCAACCGGGAGCGGGGCGTCACCCTCTTCGTCTCGAGCCACATCCTGGCCGAGGTGCAGCGGCTGTGCACCCGCATCGGCATCATCCACGAGGGCCGGGTGGTGGAGGAGATCGAGCTGACCCGCCTGCACCAGTTGAGCCGTCGCTACCTGGAGCTCGAGGTGACCGACGCGCCACGCACCGCCTGGCTACTCGAAAACCGCCTCGGCATCACCGACTACCAGGTGGTCGAGGGCGGGGTCGTGCGCATCTTCGACGCCCCGGAGCCGGCACTCGTGCACGAGCGCCCCGAGGCCATCAGCGAGGCGCTGGTGCACGGGGGCGTCGGGGTGCGACGCCTGGCCTACGGGCAGGATTCGCTGGAGCAGCACTTCATCCGCCTGACGGGAGGGCCGACAGGCAGCCCGACAGGCAGTCCGACCGGGGGGATGGC